The following are encoded in a window of Suncus etruscus isolate mSunEtr1 chromosome 16, mSunEtr1.pri.cur, whole genome shotgun sequence genomic DNA:
- the SPINK2 gene encoding serine protease inhibitor Kazal-type 2, producing the protein MAIAALCLLLLCLSGNMADLLSSSFDEASDYKRANCEQYKLPGCPRDYNPVCGSDMTTYANECLLCTAIRETGHKIKITRSGPC; encoded by the exons ATGGCGATCGCGGCTCTGTGCTTGCTGCTGCTGTGCCTTTCCGGGAACATGGCAG ACTTATTGAGCTCTTCCTTTGATGAAGCTTCAGATTACAAAAGA GCGAACTGTGAACAGTATAAATTGCCAGGATGTCCCAGAGACTATAACCCTGTTTGTGGAAGTGACATGACCACATATGCTAATGAGTGTCTTCTGTGCACGGCAATCAG GGAAACTggtcacaaaattaaaataacccGCAGTGGACCATGTTGA